CTGATCATGGGTGGTGGTTGTGGCATACAGTACAAATTCCAAGTCGAAGCCCATCATAGATTACTCGCCTGTATAATAATGCTTATAATCAAACCACCAACGTCTCTAGCTGCTCAAGTTAGCAATCAACCCATCAGCCTGTTTGCTTCTCCAAcagctgctactgctactgctactacaaTACACATACGGCCCAGCACTAGGCCTACTAAAGATCAGCAACACTAGCTACACTACACGGCATACCATACACAAAAGGTCGGGGGAACATGCTTATAAACAGGATGCGGAGAGGCGTGGATACACGGGCGGCGGCCTCTCGTCATATGCAAGCCCCGAGCGAGTAGAAGTCGCACCCCAGATCATCGCCGAAGGCAGCATCGTCCTTCTCCTGTGTATGCATAAGCAAAACCATCGTTAGATCAATAGGGTGGCGCTGAGGATATATGTATCGCTTGCGATGAGATTATGATGAACATAAATGGTTATGCTGAAGCTACTGGTTATGTTCCTAGGCTgattatgatgaatataatgaaTTTAAATGATTCTAATGTATCGCTCTACTAGGTTGAAGCTACTGGTTATGCACCTTACGGGGAACGATACAGTTAAAAGTATGGGGGAGGTTGAAAAAGTCGCCTTACCACTTTGATCATGGAATTGAGAAGACCGTCGAAGCTGCAGGTGCTGGAGCtgagctcgctctgcagcctttgaGTGCCTGATTCGGACGCATTCCTTGCCATCGAAGTGTCTCCTGAGAAGAGGATGTCAAACTTTGCTTGTGGAGCAGCTGTCGAGGCGCTCGCGCTTGTCTGTCCAAACATTCTGCCACCGTGGCTGCTGTCGATGCTGCAATTATTCGACCTTTGGCTCATGGAATGATGAGCACTAATATTGCTTGGCAGGTGAGAGGAGCTCCACATAAGCTTCGGATCAAGCAGACTGTCTGAACTTCCAAAGCTCAAGTACTTCTGCTCGGTATCTGGAGACAGATGTACCGCGCCACCGAAGGAGCTAGCTCCCACTTTGGTACCTCTTGCGACCACAAGGTCATTTGTTGGACGGAAACTTGCTGAGAATGCATCACCCAATCTGGTTGCACCATTGCTGCTGAATGAAGCACCATTATTGTTGAATGAACCATGCACAGGCAACATGTTTGCAGAAAATCCAGATGAAGGAAGAGCGCTCTGCTGGCATACACGAGACTCCAATGGACCAGAAGAGGCTCCAATGGCACCTTCGAGAATTTCTACACTTGCAGATGGAGCTCGAACTGATGGCTGGATGGCTACTTTGGCCTGTGTGCACTCCACGAGATCTGGAGGTAGTAATGGACTGCTTGTGACACTTGGGAGCATGCGAGGCATGCCATTACCCCGGCTATTCCCAGAAAGGATGGTGGACAGATCACCACTGCCCTCATTCATCCACTTCTGTTGCAATTGGGCCTGCCCAAGCGATGTTGCTAAACCTTGTCCCAAGTTCCCATGCTGGTTTCCTGGTAGGCTAAGATGATACTTAGCTGCATCACCAATCAAAGGATTTGTTGTGCAACTGCTACTTCCAGTCGGAATTGACCTGGAAGTAGCCACCCCCTGAATCACAACCGCTGTTTGGTTGTTTCTAGGACTATTTAGCAATCCATGTGCACTGAAAGTTGATAGCGCTGCAGGAGAGGTGAAAGCTTGATAACCCTGGAGTCCTTCGAATGCATCCATGCGCAGAAAGGGGTCTCTACCTCCCAAGGCAGCAACGATGCCAGCTTGTTGTGATGCCACAGCACTTAACCGTCGGAGATAAAGCCTATATTTCTGCATGTACACCAAAGCAATCGGTTAAACTTGTGAAGCAGGTTATACCAAGTGTTTAATTATCTATTCACGTCTAGTACTTAGTTTGTTTCCAAATGAGTCCCTTTTTCCAGCTCTACCAGATTACACATTTACTTGTTTCAGAATTTGCATGAAACTGCACTGTTTAAAGGTGAAAATAAAATACTTACAAAAAAACAGTGAAAATACATACTTACTCCAGCTCTAGTATGGAGATTGAAAGTATATTTGTTCCAGGTTATAATCATGGTGACAGCAGTGCTTTCTTTCACAACAACTTTAATACTGTTAATCACTCAGCATATtatattttactccctccgtcccaaaataagtgtcacaaattttgggacggagggagtatatgctagtATCATGTATCATTTGCACTGAAGAACTCAatgaaaatttgcagaatacaCATACAGCAAAAATTATCTCCTAGTTATAGTAATTTGTTCTATGCACTACCATCTTGAATACCTAGCTGCTCTCTGCGGTGCAGATTTAAGCTAGGCGGTATGGAACAGACAGAGTACTGAACTACTAATAATAATTACAAAGAAGTAAATTAAGTGGCTTGCCTGTAGGTGACTTGCAACATTTTCCCTAGTGAGTTTCTCAACGTTCATGAGCTCGAGTATCCTTTTTGGCACAGCTTCTGCATAAACATGAAAGAATAGTGAGCAACATGAGTGACTCCAGAAAAAAAGTACAGTAGCAACAGAGGAGGGAGGTACTGGTAAGTTCTTACTGTCAATTCCAAGATGGTTGACAGCAGCGACAAATTTTCTATGCAGTTCAACTGACCAAACAACTCTTGGCCTCTTTGGAGCCGAAGGGTCATCGTTATCTTGACCACTGCTatcctcgtcttcgtcttcctcctcgctatggtactccttcctcttcttgctgggcCTCCCACTTTGGTCGGGCGACCCACATGTAACTTGGCCGTACACATAGTCAGAGTCCGCACTTGGTGGCTTATTGCACTCTTCATACGTATCAAGATTAATAGAGTCACGGGTAGTGAATTTCCTTCTAACGACATGCTGCCAGATATTCCTAAGCTCCTCGATGCGAACGGGTTTTAGGAGATAGTCGCAAGCACCATGAGTTATCCCCTTCATTACAGTTTTTGTCTCTCCATTCACAGATAACACTGCACAGAAAATAATTGGTTAGCACTGACATTTTCCCCTCCTAAATTAGAAGAACAAATCACAGGATTTGGTGTGCTGAATTGATTCTTTGCACATATGTAGTACATCTTTGTATGTACTTTATAGAAGTACCTCCTGGGCTCCTATTACCAAGATCAGTAAGAAAATTGGGCAGCTGTGAGATggataaaacttggaacttactGATGACAGGGAGGTCCATCTCAAGCCCCACAAGCTCAAGAAGCTTAAACCCATCCATGTCTGGCATGTGCACATCACTGATAACCAGATCAAACATGTCCCTGTTTTCCCGCAGCATCCTCAGCGCGATAACAGCCTGATTCGTCGCCGTCACTGAAAAAACACCAACAGGTTACTCTTCCTTTTTTACAATTTCTGTTGGTAGCTTACCAAACAGACCGCTTGGTAACAGGTTACTCTTCCAAAGTGGGTAACAACTAACAATACAAGAAAAGGGGAATGGTCCTATGCATTTTTCATGGCAAAAATCAGATGCCTCGTGCATCTGTACTATAAAAAGGGAATCATAAATTCAGGTCACGCAATCAAATGAATCTATCCATCTAGAGGTACTCAATCTTTGGCTGCAGGCAGCATTTATATATGATGTTCAGTACACCAAATCTACTTGCGAGCCGTGACAACTACCAACAGCAATTTTTTAGTGGTTGTCCTGGACACTGAGGAACAGGCAGATTTTCTGAAACAGAGCAACTAAAATTGACCGCTCCTGACGCAGTAGACGGCTCCTAAAGAAATTAACAGTCCTGAgctgaaaaggaaaaagaaagagctCTCACCGTGATACTGGCAGCGGCGCAGGAGGGTCTCGAGCACCTTGAGGCAGACCGGGTCGTCGTCCACGGCGAGGACCCGCATGCCGACGGGGAACTggtccctccccgccgccgccgcgcccctcctcACGTCCGTCCTCATGAGGACAACAACTCCAGAAAAATCCCCACCCCTCCCTCACTCGAAGCCAACCAATTCGCCGGAAGAAGTCCAAGAACTCGACCCAGCAGAGGCAGCTCGCTCCGGACAGGCTCGGAGGAGTGCAAGAACACGAATTTCACACGGGACGCGCAGGTTGGTGGTGGCGCTGGCCCTAGGCTCCAACCAAGAGGCCAAGAAAACCGCCCAAATCGAGCCAATTGCAGAGGGAGGGAGGCGGGCGCGGGGATGTGGACGGGGGAGGTGGCTTGGACTCGAGGCCTCCCAATCCCCAGCAAGGGAAGGAAAGAGAGCCCGCCGTCCGTCCAACCTTAGCTGAAAAGAGAAGCGGGGAGGGGGAGAAAGAAAGGAGCAGCTGGTGGATTGGGACCTGGGGACGGATGGGGCTTCAGGACCaaacccaccaccgccaccgccccatCATCATTGAAGCGGGGATGTGGGAAAGCAAGAGGcggggccgggccgggccgggagTTGGACGCCAAAAGAGATGGGCGGAAAAGGGCGCCGATGGCGACCGCCGGAGGTGACCGCGCAACCAATCCCGCACTGCACGCCCCCTCTCTCGGCTCGTACGCGCCGCGGCTGGTCTCTAGGAGGTCGCGGCGGGGAGGAGGGGGCGGAGGGGACGGGGGTTTGGTTGGATTGAGCTAGCTGGGGCGTGGTGGTTCTTGGGCTGGtgttggggaggaagaggggggtgGGAAGTGAGTGCGTGAGAGGGGAGGGGGCACGGGCGGCCATGGATATAGAGGAGGGAGCTAGGGTCAAAAGAGTGGCGTGTCATCAGGCCAGGATACAACAGAAGGCGGGGCCCCGTCCATCCACGAGCCTCCTCCAAACTGATCATTACTACTGCTGCAGGAATGTGATTCTCTGTGGCTCACACCAAAGGGGTGATTCTTGTGATTTGTTTGAGGAGACTTTGGTCCTTGACTCTGGGTGCGTATTTTTTGACGGCGGAACCAACTCAAGTTGTCATGGCAACTTTTGTAGGATTTGGCATGATCAAAGGTGAAAGTTGTCATGTAGGGCCAAACAAGCATAAAAATTTGCCATGTTTCACGGAAAAATTATCGTTCGTTCGATCGTGATCAGACGTCTTATAGAGCGTTTGCTAGGAGGCCCAGTCTGACGTTCGCTGGATATCATTTGCGTAATTTATTTCATAAAAAGGGCTCACGCCAGGGTTTACTATGAAGCCCTTAGGTTTACCGAATACAACATGAGGTCTGATGTCCGTCCACAAAGTGCCAAATGTGCTCAAAAGCGAGTAAATAGCCATGTCGAGATGGAGATCAGCAACTAAAAACTCGCTACTGAAGATCGAGCACCAACACTATCTGAGTCACCACGGAAGAGTAGCCGCATGGGGACGTAGACTTGAGATGATGTTGTTGACACACAGTGATTCTTGGCGCATTCTCAAAGGTCTCCAAAGCTATAAAACATGTGTCATCTTGTAAAAGTCATTAGCGAGTTTGCTTAATAAAGGTGCCCCTCAATAAGAGCTTTGTTTTTAAGGTTCCATAGTTTTCAAATAAGGTGAAGCAGGCTATGATACACCATGAAAGGGGCCGACCATTCCTTAGATTGAAGTTCTCAAATGACGATGGTCCCACACGCACCCAAAAACATCTCTGATGCAACTCCACATGAACTAGGATAAAATACATCTAAAGAAGATGTGGTCCATGTCCTCATCGTCCCCACACACTTCGCATTTTCCGTCCCACGGGGCATGGAACTTGGAGACTTGAGCCCCACTAGGCAACATACCTCTATCAAGTTGCACAAAAGGATTTTAGTTTTATCTGGAATCCTCGCCCCTTGAGAATTGTTGTGTAGAAGGAACTTGTGAAAAACTAACTATACGACTCGAGGGCCAGCACAAAGGAGTCTTCCTTGATAGTTGGGTGGGCATCTTGAAGCAAAGTGATAAGGTTTATCCATTGAGACCGATCATCCGGCAACGGAGAGTATGTAAACCGAAGGGTCATATGAGATTTATCCAAATGTCACAAATCCTACAATTTGAATTTGTCTGAAACGTTGAAGAGCCTCAGGAAGGAAGCAAATTGGGGGGCTCCATGTCTAGGAATCTAACC
Above is a window of Triticum aestivum cultivar Chinese Spring chromosome 6B, IWGSC CS RefSeq v2.1, whole genome shotgun sequence DNA encoding:
- the LOC123139134 gene encoding two-component response regulator ORR23; translation: MRTDVRRGAAAAGRDQFPVGMRVLAVDDDPVCLKVLETLLRRCQYHVTATNQAVIALRMLRENRDMFDLVISDVHMPDMDGFKLLELVGLEMDLPVIMLSVNGETKTVMKGITHGACDYLLKPVRIEELRNIWQHVVRRKFTTRDSINLDTYEECNKPPSADSDYVYGQVTCGSPDQSGRPSKKRKEYHSEEEDEDEDSSGQDNDDPSAPKRPRVVWSVELHRKFVAAVNHLGIDKAVPKRILELMNVEKLTRENVASHLQKYRLYLRRLSAVASQQAGIVAALGGRDPFLRMDAFEGLQGYQAFTSPAALSTFSAHGLLNSPRNNQTAVVIQGVATSRSIPTGSSSCTTNPLIGDAAKYHLSLPGNQHGNLGQGLATSLGQAQLQQKWMNEGSGDLSTILSGNSRGNGMPRMLPSVTSSPLLPPDLVECTQAKVAIQPSVRAPSASVEILEGAIGASSGPLESRVCQQSALPSSGFSANMLPVHGSFNNNGASFSSNGATRLGDAFSASFRPTNDLVVARGTKVGASSFGGAVHLSPDTEQKYLSFGSSDSLLDPKLMWSSSHLPSNISAHHSMSQRSNNCSIDSSHGGRMFGQTSASASTAAPQAKFDILFSGDTSMARNASESGTQRLQSELSSSTCSFDGLLNSMIKVEKDDAAFGDDLGCDFYSLGACI